The Diceros bicornis minor isolate mBicDic1 chromosome 8, mDicBic1.mat.cur, whole genome shotgun sequence genomic interval AAGGCACTTGTACTAGCTTTCAGGAGATGACGCACAACTTCATTATTTTCTAATAGACTTTATCTTTTAGAgtccttcattattttttaagtaacAAATTCTTACCAGTAGActacaaacaattttttttaggaataaacCTTATTAAACCAGCCTGATATGGTCTTAGTACTAACTCTGCCCTTCAGCACTTTCTTCACTTAAAAAACTAGGATGTTAATTTCTTCCTGACTGTGTCTTAGAgttattttacatattaaatgagagaataaataTAACATGATTTATCAACTGACAAATATGTTTCATTTacagtttaaatgttttaaagtattggATCTAGTTTACAGAGAAAACTTGTATACAaccagactttttaaaaataaaatgaaattgtgacaaaggaaatatattttagatatcaAGATGAAGCCAGGAATATTCCTCAAGAGAGATCTTGAAAGGGGAACTAAATTTGTTTGGTTACATAATCGGAGTTACCAATCTAGCAAAATTCTGATGAGAGGGCAATTGTACACTTATTTACATTCACAGGCTGGAGACATTCAGGTTATACTGTGAAGATCACTTTCATGTTTACTTTAGAATAATACACTTCCTGcttgaaaataaatgagaaattttcTCATGGCAATGAGTGGAAAGGTACAATAGCACAAttactgtgattttattttatggacATTGTGATTTGTTTTTATCTGATTGCATTTTTAACTTTGGCTAGGTGAAAGCAATGGAAAAATTGGTAACCAACTTCCAGAAAGTTATGTAACTCTCTGGTCTGGGTCTGACGCAATATCCATGCCGGACAAGTCAGAGCTATAGCTTTTTTTCAATCTGCAAGCcgtattattaattttatctcaTCATGCTAGACTTCTTCAGTCTAATAGAATAAGTTTTCTCTCAGGGCCCAGTGGCATCACTGATTAAtcctacaaaataaatatttccacacaaatttttaaaagcaatttgcAAATTCAAATGCATGATACATATTTAAGGTGTTATTAACCCAGAGGCCAAATCATCTGTTTCTAAATAATCTATAAAAAACACATTCATATGCTTTCACAGGGCCAAAGAAACAGAGTTATTACTGCTGCACAATAGGGCAGCAGATTTCAAATAGGTTGCTGCATGACTGAGTTTAATTCTGTTATTTCTAATTAGATCAGGaaaatattttccatctgtaCATTAGTCTCTGCACTAACGACAATGTGACTCTACTGTCACCTTGAATTTCCTGTGATCAGAGACATTAGCTCatttaggcactgttctagaaagTATTCATTCAGGATCTTTTAAAGCCATGAGTCAATTAAAGATTAACTTGAGGGACTGTTTCTGTTTCTTACAGACATGTGCTTCTGTTGGCTTGTGTTGCTCTAATTCTTTGTCGGTCACAACCCACTCAGAAACTGTATTTCAGTTTTGCCAGTGTTCCTCCTAAGTCCTTCAGAGCCAGTGATCCACTACAATGTAAATCATACCCGGGTTTAAAATGCTTGGCTGATAGAAACGTTGGCAtccaaacaagaaaaaacagagaCTCATCTTTGACAAACAATTATTGTCAGAGAAGAAAGCAGTTTATTGAATTTTCCATGTTAACTTAGAAACATCTTCACTGTTTGGGCATGTAATTGTTTAGTAACTGATGAGGTTCTAGATTACCAAACCAGTAATACAGTTTGTTACACTTGATTTTGTCATTAGAATTTTTGTAAGGCAATGAAATTATGACAAAGTGAATGAAATTAAGTACAGTAATTTAAAACTAAGATCAACTCTCAAAGTGTGGCTCCTTTTTCCTATACCACCTATGACtcctaaaagatttttaaaacactaAACATTTAAATATCCTGTGACTTTAACAAGTAGCACTACGTCTGACACTCAATAGGTATTCatcaaatgttgaatgaatgaatgaatgaacaaaggaatAACTAAATTCCatgacataaaaattataaatatatatttttttcaaatgaaaaaattgaGGCACAATGAGGTAAAATAGCTTGTCTGATATTGCCCAGTAAATATTGGGTTGGTATTGGGCATTGAAGTAAAATGACCTGACTATAATTGATTAGTCTCTGCAGTGTACTATAACATACAATGTTAGTTaagtttacaaatattatttacaTATGGGAGGCAACATGGAACACTGGTTAACTTAGTATTCAGGCCTTGAAGTGAGTAGATTTAGGTTCATTAGTATCTATGTGTAGAACAAAGATGATAACAGAGTTCATATCATCCTGCCACACGCTATATGGTAAAGGCTTAATAAacaatagctattattattatacaacAATTTGTAAAAACTAGAGATTACAGAATCATCTAGgataggaaaactttttctcaaaGCCTGGGTTTAGCAAAAGTATAAAGCTGTAACTTTCCCATAGAGGTCCACTTCAAAGTAAAAATATCTCTGTATAATTTCCCCATAATTAAAAACTTTACATCatcatatttttgtttaaatttctcaAGTTAATAATGGCCAGCAGcatatgactttttaaaacacGATCTCAGACTACTGTTGTAGTTTTTCATTGGCAAAAGGAAATTTCCTAAAAAATGTCCATTTAAGGATCTTTTAAACAACCTACATATCTTGAAACAATTACAGACACAGAGAATTAAATTATAGTTAAGACTGAGAAACATGAATCTTCTGACTATTATCCTTCTTTAACCACTAAAAGTGTGgaagttttctttcttgttattTTGAAAACTTAGATCAAAATTTTAATGCAAGCACTCGTTTTTCTCATCCTTCAAAAACATTTCTTCAACTCAGCCAATGTTACATAAATGGGAGAAATAACACACAGGATCAGATATGTAGAAATGCCCAAGCATAAAATAGTAATACAGTTTCATTATTTCAGctgaaaaaagaatagaaacatgAAACCCACAAGATATAGCACAAGTGGTCCAAACAGTCAAGCAATGTATTTAGATACTCTGAACATAACTGGCCATGGTACCATGTATATGGTGTTTAGCAACATCTATTTAATAATGacttctaattctaattctagGTTTTCTCTCCCAAATTCTCTCTAGGTTGTGTtagagtttaatttaaaaataatattaatttttaatctccCACATAATATAGTTAACTATTAGATAAAATAGAATATATGGTGATAGTAACACATAAAAGATGatctattaaaattatttgacATAGAACAacttgtacttttttttaaaataaagaggcaATGGTGAGCCACAAGCTCCAGATTATTTTATTGAGACAAAAGGACATTATGATTCATTGTATAATATATGTTTCCTCAGGAAACACCAAATATTGAATGGATCAAAGCttctcagaaatgaaaaaaaaacatgcaGAAAAAGATTGCCAAATTGGCAATGACAAATTTCCTATCTTTGTTTAAAGAACATCAATCTAGAAGTGATTTTATCTTCCAACTAgcctttcccttctttccactAGAAATCCATTGCAACGTATGTAAGAGctgagatttttcattttttctcatctTCATTTGTCATCTTTCAAAAAGTCACCGGCTGGAATCATTTGGACCAGCGGAATAATCAGCCCTGAAAAGGATCTTCACACAACGGTAggtacatggaaaaatgaattgaAGAATTTTTACTTTGAATACTCAATTTTCCTCAGATATTCAAAGATACCATTTTCATGGGCTTTTTATAGAACATTCATTttcaccaaaagaataaaatgtgcCTTACATGAAATTTGGTAAGTCATAAAACGCATTAAATTTTGAGAAAGTCTATCTGTCAGAGTAAAGCATTCATGTTGGACAACTGGGACAATTAATCCATCCAGTTACACAATCAATCAACTTTTCCCCCCGATGTACTTGAATGTTTTTCGAGCTTCATAGTGATCAGAATACTATCGGATGTACTCTGGGAGAACTGCTctaagtatatttttattattagttctgcctttgctttttaaaactttttttttttttttttttttttttttgtgaggagatcagccctgagctaacatccgccaatcctcctcttttttttttttttttttttgctgaggaagacgaccctgggctagcatcggtgcctatcttcctccactttatatgggacgccgccacagcatggcttaccaagcagtgcgtcggtgcgcgcccgggatccgaaccagcgaagcccgggccgccgcagcggagcgcgcgcacttaaccgcttgcgccaccgggccggcccctgctttttaaaactttttataagAATGTGTCATAGGAAAAGTGATGCTTAAAGAAATAACCATATGCATGTATAATTGAATATTCAGTGAAATCTTATTCCTAGGATTCTTTCAAAACTTGAATTGTTCAGCCCACACACTCAACCGATGGGCAGAGTTGATTGTCAGAAAACCAGCCTGCACAAAGCTGCACGGAGTTGCTTTCCTGGAACTCAGGCTATCATGACTTGAAATATATTGTAAATTCTGAGCCAATTAAGAGTAAAATACCTGGACACCTGCTTTTTCTCTGCCTGGGTCTTTGATGTACCATATATGGATTTTTGGAAGTAGTTTGAGACCGCTCATCATGGACTAAAATAACTTAGTAGAATGTTGTTAAAACTAGGATACATATTACGtgacaatttttctttaaactataTCTAGTTTATATCTAGCAGGCTAAATCTTTTCCTATCTCTATTTTTGAGATGTCccaagaaattaaatttaaaacatctgATCTAATTAAAACATTAATATCTCAAATACAAGTCTGCAGAAATGTATCAAGTAATGTAAACGCTATTtaaaaataccaagatgttcAAATCCAAATGTGTCCATTTCAAAGCAGGTACTTCTGAAAGCAAAAGCCTTACTTATAAACTCTCCAATTGCATAGAACACTTTATGAACAACTCTTGCCATTATCTTCAGTGTCAGTGCACAAGTCAAAAGTCAAAACTAGGTCTATCGTTTTATAGTTAAATGTTATAAGCCTACCAATATTGCTCCACATTCATACTGAGTCCAAAATAACATTCggccaatttcttaaaatgttacaATACTATTCCTCTGCTACCTCATATACCAAGGGTTGGGACACTTACCAAATACTacttcaattaaataaaaaaaaaaaaagacagaaatgctAATCGGCCATCGTGCTTACTTTCAGGGGGACCCAGGGGGAACCGTAAGGATGAAACCACTGTGCTTGATCTTGGGCCTTTCGGCTCTTGTAGTATGTTTCCCGGTAAGTCTCATTaacacatatgtatatttttctcacAATTATTACTTCAGATTTCTTTTCACATTAATGACGTTACCCTTCCTTATATATTAGTAGCTATCAATCATTGATGAAACACTGTTCCAGtgctttaatttaaatttaaaatcgaatttaatttaaataaccacACACGGCTCatggctaccatgttggacagtTTAGATCTATAACATCAAACTGCATTACACAGACATGTATAAAGGTGGGTTCCCACACATTAGCAATTTCATAAGCATGTAAAGTAAATTTTTGATCTAATATACTTAAAGACAGTATTTGAATATCCTTGAACATGTTATTTAAATTTGTTggactctgtttcctcatttacaaaatgagataattaaaatagtttttctcAACATCGAGTTCATGGATCATCTACCTCAGAGGAATGAATATGCTTTTTGCCAAGGACTCAGGAGAATCGCTGCACGTTGACTTTTGAGAAACTACAAACATTTACATTAACACCGACCATGTGTAAAGAACCGGGGTAAGCACCAAGAAAGCTTCTAAATAGTCAAAGTTGCAAAGGATAAAAAAAGCCACAAgttttgggtttttatttttaagcagtgTAATGATGATCAATTTCAAAGTAGGGATACATTAATTCCAGTCTTGGGAAGAGGAAATTAATTCCAAAGTAATTTCTACCAAAGAACGACAAAATCTATTATAtcaaatggaaaaagataaaaaatcttTTTCAGCAGAAGACTAGGACTTCCACAAAGCAGGCAACATAAATTACATCATTCTGAAACATGAAATAATGCTACTTCCACCTACTCTCAGAAACTTCAATAAAAGCAGGCCATTCGACAGGTCACTCAGGTAGTCTGACTTTGGCCATATTACTAAGTGCATTATAGATATGACATAATTTTTGATAAGCCAATAAAACATATTGACATATTTAAAAGGTCATATTATGTCTTACTGACCTGATCTTAAAGCTGattgtcaatattttattaacttcagaatataagagaaaaacactttcttcttttaaagGATCAGGCTTTGATTATctaaacaatgattttttttttcaaaacaaatttGAGAGTTTCAATAATATAAGCAGTTTAGCATAAGTAGTTTAAGTAGAAATAAGCCTTTCTCCAACATAATAATATGAAATTCATGATGATTAATAACTACTgactgttagaaatgcaaagggGAGAACATCCTTTGCATATGGGCAGGGTAACTTGTAATATTCAGCCTGTCATCTTTTGAGTGTTCATTCTGTTATAGGCAATTTTACAAATGCTTTACAAACATTATCTAATTTAAACCTCAAAGCAAGTCTGACAAAGGGACTACTATTAATCCcattcaaatataaataaatttagattCGAAATATCCATGTCTTAGCTGGGTTGTTCCTAAAAGAAGTAATGCAAATTAGCTCCAATTATAGGCCATTGAGAGGCTGCTTTTTCTTTCTAACACAGTATTTTCATCATTTTCACCAAGTTCATTACCTCTGTCCTGTTGTGGAAGGGAAGCTAATCACTGTGGTTGGGTTAAGAGATTAGGAAAAGAACAGATATTTACTACAAAGATTTTTTATGACTATAACTTTTAGATCTATTTCAGGATATCCTTAGGAAACAAGGGTACTTTTAGCTAATTCTttgtctcaacaacaaaaaatggtgtGGAATACTTTTCTATACTAAAGATTTGGTTTTTTTGCCAATTAAAAATCAAGTCCTGGGCCCGGCCCCCTGgcagagtggttaaagttccacgtgcttcgcttcagtggcccgggtttgcaggtttgggtccactgaccagccatgctgtggcagtgtcccacatataaagtagaggaaaactggcacagatgttagctcagggctaatcttcctgcgcaaaaaaaaaaaaaaaaaagaggaggactggcaatggatgttagctcagagcaaatcttcctcaacaaaaataaaaataaaaatcaagtccTGAATTTTTCAAACACCCTGACTAGCCCTTGGATTGTCAGCCCTTGCATCAAATGCCCTCCATAATCCAATAACCTATCACTAGCTAGAGAGGACAAACTTGAGTACTTGTTCCACAGAAGTGCCTTGGcattttttgtttcattggtGATATCAATACAAGTTTTAGTGGCATGTTAGGGGCAGAAGCCAGGTTGAAGAGGGAATAGGAAGTGAGAAGCGGGGTCAGCAAACCTAGATTACCCTTTCAGAGAGCTTTGCTataaaggaaagagatgaggagaGAGTGGTAACAACAAGAGAATGCATGGTTGAAagtgaatctttttaaaaaagataaatagaacaTAAGTGATCATTGTTTTCTGGGGAAAACAAGCCAGTTAAAGGCATATATTGACATgcaggaaagaaaagggaaaattgaCAAAGCCCTGAGAAAACActtgaaaaggaaaaggaaatatctAGATATCAATGACTTTACAGTGGTGTGGCCAGTAAGTCGGCGAAGTTCATTTCTAACTGCTTGCATTATTCTGAAGAAGTAGAAGGAGAGTCATCTTGGTGGGGTGGATGAGGGCTCAGGAAGAGGTAAAGAACTTTAATAAAATTGGCATCAACTTGGAAAATTATAGGCCTCTGGGGAACAGGGAAGAGCAAATCTAAGACACTTGAAAAGATTGCAGGACAGCGCTGAAGAACCATAAATTTGTGATGGTTTTGACATCTGCCACCACTGTTCAAGAACCTGCAATTAGGGCTTAAGGAGACAGATGATTTATGGGAACCCTCAAGTTTGGAATTAGCAAAGGAAAGTGCCAGACAAACAAACAGGTGAAGGGTCTGAGGACAGCAGGAAGGGAACACAGTTGTGTGTCCCATATAAACCCTCAATAGAGCAAGACCTGTGCTTTCTTAGCCCAGAGCACGAGCATTTTGTACATTTGGCATGCCCTCTccctattttatattatttaagccTCCTTTCAAATGCTGCCTTCTCAGCGAGGCAATGCTTAATCTTTCCTCTATCCAAAACTAATCGCTCTGAATCCCTAATGTATTTGTTTCCTGCACTACTTTTCAGCtagttttatttccaaaattgtaTTTCCAAGAATTGCAACCACTATACTAGGTATTAACATAACAAATAGTAGCACATAACATTTGAGTACTATACCTGAGCCAACTGCCCTAGGCACTTTCCAGGTACTATTTCACAACAAATCTGATAATAACCTTAGGAGCTGAGTATTTTTATGAACGTCATTTTCCACATGAGGAAAAAGAGTCTCAAAGAGGATTCCATGTTCACAGAATCTCTAAGCAGCAGAGACAGAATTCAAACCCTAAATATCTAAATGAAATATGAGGCACCATGAAACTCCAGAGACTATCATTCTGCCTCCCTTGGGGCCATTTTTGTACTGCCTTGTACTGTAGCTCCTTGGCCTGTAGACTCACAAAAGGCATGTGCGTATCCCTACAGCTCCTACTTTAGCATACTGCAcaaaataggtgctcaataacatGTTTCACAACCTGTTAATGTTCAAAGTCTAGAACAATCTCGAACTCTTGAATGAGATATAAGGAGACATTTTCCCCATTTGGAATTGATTCCGATGACAGGCTCTACTATAAGCAAAGGATATGATTTTACCCacaatcttttcttttcattcaataCTATCCCAGCTTTCACTGAGAGCCCAGGCATTCAGAGGACAAAAGAgaaactctttcttttctctgataTAGACTTTCAGACTGTGTGACTTAGATACATGcaatagttttctattgctgcataacaaattaccacaaattagtagcttaaaaaaaaaaaacatttattatctcacagtttctttgGTCAGAACTCTTGCCTTGGcttgactggattctctgctcagggtcttacAAGGCTGAAAAGGTGTTCCCAGGACTGTGTTTCTTGCTGGAGCTCAGGGTCTTCTTGTTTCAAGTTTgcatggttgttggcagaattcagttccttgtttgtaggactgaggtcccgaCTTTCTTGTGGGCTATGAGCCAGGGCCACTCCCAGCTCCCATTGCCCATCTACCATTTAGTTCCACGTGGTCCTGCCTACAACATGGCTCTTTGCTTCAAAGACAGAGGAAGAGCATTTGCTGCAGCATCAAATCTCTCTGATTTCTTCTGTCTCTGACCTATAGAACTTATTTTAAAAGGACTTATCCAATAAGGTCAGGCCAGCATGTGCCAGCAGGGAGCAGGAATCTTGggagccatcttagaattctgcctgctACAGAGAGTGTACATTCTTATGCTTGACTTTGACATATCTaacttaaaattgtttatttcttttttcccttagcCTGGTGAGAGTCAAAGAGGCCCCAGAGGACCACATCCACCTGAACCAcagccacctcctcctcctcctctaccaTCTTTTCCTTTTGGTGCAGAACTTGTTCCATCCCCTCCTCCACCCAATGGTCCAGGGAGAATTCcaccaccccctcctcctccccttcctcctcctccttatgGCTCAGGTTATCCAAATCCACCTTTCTAACCAAGACCTATCCACCTGGACCTCCACTGTTCCCTGGATATCCTTCAATTTATCCTCCTTTCTTTACCTCTgcatcccaaatacagcaacggACTCCACTACAACCACAACAGACCCCACTAACCCCACAACTACTGCTTCTACTACTCAAAATACAACTATGACTTCTACGACCCAAAATACAAGTTATCAGAGCcttttagataaaaatatttccatttgggGATGAGGATGAGATGTTCCAAAAGCTCTGAGCTTTGGTGAGAAATAATCTTAGAAAGAAACTGTGAAACAACCCACGTAAACATTATgccaaaaaagtgaaaataaagagTTGAGCAACAATACAAAACCTCCAGTGTTGTCATAACAGCCACCAGTTTGTCCCCAGTTATGTCACTCACATGAAGATTACTGCTGCCAGAAGTCTGGCCTTGTACCATGAGCCCAAAGAggtaattaggaaaaaatacagTGAGATATCTGGACTTGTACTTAGGATGATGAAGCTAGAAATGAGTACCACAATCCATCAAATAACTACAAAACACAAAATAACATGTCAatagatattaaaattaaataatcttAGCTCTCCCCACAGCATGCCCCCTGAAAAATTTCTGAGAATCACCTGATCATTACTTATAAAAAGGCTTTTATATGATCTATTCAATCCCAGAGCAGAAATGCCTGTCCAGCAAATCTAAATATCTAAATGAAATATGAGGTACAAGTCTTTGAATTTGatataaaaaatcattttccaaCCTAAGAAAAACACAGATGATGGCTTCAGACATCATCTATAAAAGGCTGATGGCTGAGATTTCCAAGTTTCCATTGCTTCCAACTATTAGCTAAGGTTTTAATCAAAATTATTATAACATGACTATTTGGGAAATGTCCTCATTATATCATGAGAGCTATATCTTTCACACATTTTTGACTGTTAAAGTATAGAACTCCATTTTTCTTTCAGGACACAATACCTATATTGTCAACAAACACTTATGAATCAAAACTTCTCAAAGATACCTAAAGTAAGCCTAAATTTGTTTACATTAGTGCCCCCCATCTGAGGTTTCTCTTTCtccggtttcagttacctgtagtCAACCTCAGTctgaaaacattaaatggaaaattccagaaataaataatagattttaaattgcgagccattctgagtagcatgatgaaatctcgaaCCACCCTGCTCCGTCCTGCCCGGGACGTGAagcatccctttgtccagcgtatccatgctgtatatgtACCCGCCCATTATttacttagtagccatctcagttatcagatcgactgtggcagtatcgcagtgcttgtgttcaagtaacccttacttTACTGGATAATGGCACCAAAGTGCAAGAATAGTGATGCTGACAATTTGGATATGAtgaagagaagccgtaaagtgcttcctttaactgaaaaggtgaaagttctcaacttaataaggaaagaaaaaaaatcatatgctgaggttgctaagacctatggtaacttttattacagtatattgttataattgttctattttattattagtattgttaatctcttactgtgcctaatttataaattaaacttcatcatAGGTGGTCAGATATAGAAACAgctgaaaaatattcaaaaatatttggtgAAGTGTTAGATTTGggttttaaaggaaaagaaataatctaGAAATAACTCCGATATTTGGGGCCCAAGCAAGCGTGTGAATAATGGTGTCATTTAGTGAGAGAGGAAAGACCAGAGAAGAATCAGGATGGAAGGAATTGGAATATCCTAAGTTCTGCACTGgatatgttaagtttgagatctttatttaacttctgcattatattttattatatccataacatattaccacaaactcagcatcttaaaacaacacaaatgcatTATTTCACAGTTCTATGGGTCAGAAGTCCACACAACAGCACAGCTCAGCTAGTTCTCTGCTtagtctcacaaggctgaaatcaaggtatcggcagggctgcactcctttttggaggctctaagggagaatgtTTCAAGGCTCATTCATCTCTCCCAGACATCTCTTCTGCCTGACTCTTCTTCTGCCACATCTTTCTGACTCCACCCAGGGAAATATATCAACTTTTAAGAGCTCAAATGATTAGACTGGGCCTACTAAgatgatccaggataatctttcTATTTAAAGATCTATATCTTAATAACATCTGGAAAGTCCCTCTGCAGCAGTACCTAGATTAGTGTTCGATTAAATAACTAGGGAGTGGAAATCTTGAGGGGCACATTCTTAGAAATCTGCCTACAACAACTTCCAAGCAGAGATACTGAACAGGCAGGATATATGCAAGAGCAGAATATATGGGAGGACTGAATTTAACCAGAACACCAGGTTTGCCAGGAGAGAATGACAGAAAGATAGATGAGAAAGAGAAGCTACTCAAGGAATTGTGGTTATATATAAGCTAAGTCACACCACAAAGGCTGGTGTAGGCTTATTGGATATAAGGAAAACTCAAACTTAGCTAAGCATTCTTTTACTTTGTATTATTATCAAATATGTGAATGAGCAGGGAAAATGATATGCAGACaccaagaaaatgtggtgtgagtgagtgagtggtaTGGCTTTCTGTTACTTCCCTTCTTCCTCACGTAGGCACATCCAAATTTTAGAGGGCTCAGCCTATGCAGACTGAAGAATCTACCAGATCACAGACTCCAGAACTGACCCTTAAGCTGTTTTAGGCATGGGGAGGGGTGCATCGGCACTGAAAGGTCCACTATATTGCCTTTTAAGGAATTTCTTGCTGAacctatttttcatattttagttcTTAGTGTGCCATTAAGTCAAATCAAGGTTTCTGAGCACTGAACATGGACAAGGCCTATGAGAAGATATAAGCAAAAGATTATAGGAGTGTACTATATCATCTAAGctggataacaacaacaacaaaagacataAAGACATGAGTGTATTTATTATGCTTTATTACCATTTGTCTTCACTTACCGATAATTTATATGTAACTTCTTATATGTCAGAAgaggaaaaactaaaaattatatatCCAAGACACAGCTAGTATTCTGAATGTGATTTGATTCAATCCAGTGGGGTACATTTACACGAGATGTAGAAGGCAGAAGTAGGGCAGAAGCCATCTTCTTGTTGCTTTGGCTACTAGCAAGGAAGATGAGACAGATGTGTTTGAGGCAGCTGACTGCTGCTTCATGGGTGTGAGGCAATTTGGCCACAGTGGTAGCAGCAGAAGCAGCTTTGTATCACAACTCTGAATCACAACTATAAGCACACAAGCTTAAGGCCAATAGACAGTGGAAGCCCCTTAACTTCCATTCCTTCAATCATTCTTTCCATTGCTTTGTAAACATGTGGTTATCTGTGTGGactccctttctacttgaaagaatggtttcttttcttgaataGAACCATGACAGTACAaaagaaagacaggaaacaagGAATAGGCCGTATAGTCAATAGATAACAGACCACTATCTATCTAATATTGTATCAGCCCCTTT includes:
- the LOC131409258 gene encoding LOW QUALITY PROTEIN: submaxillary gland androgen-regulated protein 3A-like (The sequence of the model RefSeq protein was modified relative to this genomic sequence to represent the inferred CDS: inserted 1 base in 1 codon; substituted 1 base at 1 genomic stop codon), producing the protein MKPLCLILGLSALVVCFPPGESQRGPRGPHPPEPQPPPPPPLPSFPFGAELVPSPPPPNGPGRIPPPPPPPLPPPPYGSGYPNPPFXPRXYPPGPPLFPGYPSIYPPFFTSASQIQQRTPLQPQQTPLTPQLLLLLLKIQL